From one Malus sylvestris chromosome 1, drMalSylv7.2, whole genome shotgun sequence genomic stretch:
- the LOC126627533 gene encoding CDGSH iron-sulfur domain-containing protein NEET — protein sequence MASIVSTAGFISCGGLNRSSGRSSTTFGTQLTYPVSSSFGGGCIRRLKPAVVVVRAEAQHINPEIRKGEEKVVDTVLVPELSKPLTVYCRCWRSGTFPLCDGSHVKHNKATGDNVGPLLVKKQ from the exons ATGGCGTCGATTGTGAGCACTGCGGGGTTTATTTCGTGCGGTGGTTTGAACCGGAGCAGCGGGAGATCGAGCACCACGTTCGGGACCCAGTTGACCTACCCTGTATCCTCTTCTTTCGGCGGTGGTTGTATCAGGAGGCTGAAGCCGGCCGTGGTGGTTGTGAGAGCGGAGGCTCAGCATATAAACCCTGAAATCAGGAAGGGCGAGGAGAAGGTTGTGGACACTGTTTTGGTCCCTGAGCTCTCTAAGCCCCTCACTGTTTATTGCAG GTGTTGGAGGTCAGGGACTTTCCCGCTGTGCGATGGAAGTCATGTAAAGCACAATAAAGCTACTGGTGATAATGTTGGACCATTACTCGTCAAGAAGCAGTGA
- the LOC126627398 gene encoding xyloglucan galactosyltransferase XLT2 translates to MFSVSDNKFPEPQPKRPQSLDKVNSFNSILQLIHQPRTCLLFAILALQVLLLFTLRSLPFARQHLSPTYSPQPVRLPLTVPEPEDECGSGRVFVYDLPKTLNQEILQNCDDLNPWSSRCKALANDGLGQKATGIEGIVPDNLVPAWYWTDQFVSEVIFHNRILNHKCRVMEPESATAFYIPFYVGLAVGKYLWSNSSTAQDRDRHCEMMLRWVQDQPSYKKSDGWDHFITMGRITWDFRRSKNDDWGSSCIYLPGMRNITRLLIERNPWDYFDVGIPYPTGFHPRSDSDVADWQNFVRNRSRSKLFSFAGGKRGAIKNDFRGLLLSHCQKESDACRVVDCAGTKCSNGTSAILETFLDSDFCLQPRGDSFTRRSIFDCMVAGSIPVFFWRRTAYIQYEWFLPGEPDSYSVFIDRNAVINGTASIKNVLQGFSREEVKKMREKVIDYIPKFLYAEPQEGLETVKDAFDIALEGVFRRFKQQGELGFRWK, encoded by the coding sequence ATGTTTTCGGTATCGGACAACAAGTTTCCGGAGCCCCAACCCAAGCGGCCCCAAAGCCTCGACAAGGTAAACTCGTTCAACTCGATCCTCCAACTCATCCACCAGCCGCGGACATGCCTGCTCTTCGCTATACTTGCCCTCCAGGTCCTACTCCTCTTCACTCTCCGCTCCCTCCCCTTCGCCCGCCAACATTTATCGCCTACCTACTCCCCTCAACCTGTCCGGTTACCATTAACTGTACCCGAACCGGAAGATGAATGCGGGTCGGGTCGGGTCTTTGTCTACGACCTCCCCAAAACCCTCAACCAAGAGATTTTACAGAACTGCGACGACCTCAATCCGTGGAGCTCGCGCTGCAAAGCTTTAGCGAACGACGGCCTCGGGCAGAAAGCGACGGGGATCGAGGGAATTGTGCCGGATAATCTTGTGCCGGCGTGGTACTGGACGGACCAGTTCGTTTCGGAGGTGATTTTTCACAATCGGATCCTCAATCATAAGTGTCGGGTCATGGAGCCCGAATCTGCTACGGCGTTCTACATCCCTTTTTACGTTGGACTAGCGGTGGGCAAGTACTTGTGGTCGAACTCCAGTACGGCGCAGGACCGCGACCGCCACTGCGAGATGATGCTGCGGTGGGTCCAGGACCAGCCGTCATATAAAAAATCAGATGGCTGGGATCACTTTATCACGATGGGCCGGATTACGTGGGACTTTCGACGGTCCAAAAACGACGATTGGGGCTCTAGCTGCATTTACCTCCCGGGGATGCGAAACATCACGCGCCTCCTGATTGAGCGAAACCCGTGGGACTATTTCGACGTCGGTATTCCTTACCCCACCGGATTCCACCCGAGGTCGGACTCCGACGTTGCCGATTGGCAGAACTTCGTCCGAAACCGCAGCCGCTCGAAGCTCTTCTCCTTCGCCGGAGGGAAGCGCGGCGCGATAAAGAATGACTTCAGGGGGCTGCTGCTGAGTCACTGCCAGAAGGAATCGGACGCGTGCCGAGTCGTGGACTGCGCGGGGACCAAGTGCTCCAACGGCACCTCCGCGATTCTCGAGACCTTTCTCGACTCGGATTTCTGTTTGCAGCCGCGGGGCGACAGCTTCACCCGCCGGTCCATCTTCGACTGCATGGTGGCCGGTTCGATCCCGGTCTTTTTCTGGAGGCGGACCGCGTACATACAGTACGAGTGGTTTTTACCAGGCGAACCGGATAGTTACTCCGTTTTTATAGACCGTAACGCGGTTATAAACGGTACGGCCTCGATAAAAAACGTTCTACAAGGATTTAGCAGAGAGGAggtgaaaaaaatgagagagaaagtgatcGATTATATACCGAAGTTTCTGTATGCGGAACCGCAGGAGGGGTTGGAGACGGTAAAAGACGCTTTTGACATTGCCCTTGAAGGGGTCTTCAGGAGGTTCAAGCAGCAGGGAGAGTTGGGGTTCAGGTGGAAATAG
- the LOC126627490 gene encoding embryo-specific protein ATS3B-like — MLFFDSSASRKSSPSPSHSICSKSSNMFRAFSFLLLLQASIVFTLSEAKLSIIHPEAAVKGFNVSNVQNAGSCSYTAVITTSCSSTRYTRDQISLSFGDAYGNQIYAPRLDDPSSRTFERCSTDTFEIYGPCAYQICYLYVYRTGLDGWKPENVKIYGHNSRAVTFSYNTFIPSDLWYGFNWCNTASSSARKSAHRWPMYAIAALFVFLIL, encoded by the exons ATGCTTTTCTTTGACTCCTCCGCATCCCGCAAGTCGTCGCCGTCGCCGTCACATTCTATCTGCAGCAAATCATCAAACATGTTCAGAGcgttctcttttcttcttctcctccaagCTTCCATCGTCTTCACGCTCTCGGAGGCCAAGCTAAGCATCATACATCCCGAAGCTGCCGTCAAGGGCTTCAACGTCAGCAACGTCCAG AATGCGGGGAGTTGTTCGTACACGGCGGTGATAACCACGAGCTGCTCCTCGACGAGGTACACGAGGGATCAGATCAGTCTCTCCTTTGGGGATGCTTATGGCAACCAG ATTTATGCACCGCGACTGGATGATCCATCTTCAAGAACATTTGAACGGTGTTCTACAGACACATTTGAGATTTACGGCCCCTGTGCATACCAAATCTGCTATTTGTATGTCTACAGAACCGGACTGGATGGTTGGAAGCCTGAGAATGTGAAAATCTATGGTCACAATTCCAGGGCTGTTACATTTAGCTACAACACCTTCATTCCCAGTGATCTTTGGTACGGCTTTAACTGGTGCAACACCGCCTCCTCTTCCGCCCGGAAATCTGCTCACAGATGGCCTATGTATGCCATAGCTGCGCTCTTTGTTTTTCTTATATTGTAA
- the LOC126627323 gene encoding DEAD-box ATP-dependent RNA helicase 7-like yields MPSIEVSDYLLAGTTPKDKKEKKMKKLISETLDAAADSPATEKKSKKESKHKKRKASDDEDKSETSSEMGEPVNVKPPKSEEKSKKKSKKAKVEPEEEDEEKTEEMVKEDPNAVSKFRISVPLRAKLKENGIESLFPIQAMTFDTILDGLDLVGRARTGQGKTLAFVLPVLESLTNGPAREFRKTGYGRPPTVIVLLPTRELAKQVFADFEAYGGAVGLAACCVYGGSPYGAQESKLRRGVDVVIGTPGRIKDHIERGNIDLSTLKVRILDEADEMLRMGFVDDVELILGKVKDVSKVQTLLFSATLPSWVKGISSRFLKPDKKTVDLVGNEKMKASTNVRHIVLPCSSSARSELIPDIIRCYSSGGRTIIFTETKEAASGLAEALPGARALHGDIQQGQREVTLAGFRSGKFMTLVATNVAARGLDINDVQLIIQCEPPRDVEDYIHRSGRTGRAGNSGVAVMLYDPRRSNFSKIERESGVKFEHISAPQPLDIAKAVGQDAAEMITKISDSVIPAFKSVAEELLNTSGLSAVDLLAKALAKAAGYTEIKKRSLLSSMENHVTILLEAGKPIYSPSFAFGVLRRFLPEEKVESVKGMALTADGNGAVFDVAAEDLDLFLAGQENAANVSIEVLKSLPDLQEKESRNSRFGGGGRFGRSGGGGGFRNDRSSNNRSGGGGRGRGNRW; encoded by the exons ATGCCTTCGATAGAAGTATCCGATTATCTACTCGCGGGAACCACTCCGAAGgacaagaaggagaagaagatgaagaaattgatAAGCGAAACCCTAGACGCCGCGGCCGACTCGCCAGCTACTGAGAAGAAGTCGAAGAAGGAGTCTAAGCACAAAAAGCGGAAGGCTTCGGATGACGAGGACAAGAGCGAGACCAGCTCCGAGATGGGCGAGCCCGTGAATGTGAAGCCTCCGAAGAGCGAGGAGAAGAGCAAGAAGAAGTCAAAGAAGGCGAAGGTGGAGCCGGAGGAGGAGGACGAGGAGAAGACCGAGGAGATGGTTAAAGAGGATCCTAACGCGGTGTCTAAGTTTCGGATTTCGGTGCCCTTGAGGGCCAAATTGAAGGAGAATGGGATCGAATCCTTGTTCCCTATTCAGGCCATGACATTCGATACCATTTTGGATGGTTTGGATTTGGTCGGCCGGGCTCGAACAGGGCAG GGTAAAACTCTAGCTTTCGTGTTGCCCGTTTTGGAGTCTTTGACAAATGGGCCTGCAAGAGAATTTAGAAAGACTGGTTATGGTAGACCTCCAACTGTTATCGTGCTTTTACCCACCAGGGAACTTGCCAAACAG GTTTTCGCCGATTTTGAAGCTTATGGTGGTGCTGTGGGGCTAGCAGCGTGTTGTGTATATGGTGGATCTCCCTACGGGGCTCAAGAAAGTAAGCTAAGGAGAGGGGTGGATGTTGTTATTGGAACACCTGGCCGCATAAAG GATCATATAGAGAGGGGCAATATCGACTTGAGTACCTTGAAGGTTAGGATCCTTGATGAAGCTGATGAAATGCTGAGGATGGGCTTTGTTGATGATGTTGAACTCATTCTAG GCAAGGTGAAGGATGTAAGTAAAGTTCAAACGCTTCTCTTCAGTGCAACCTTGCCAAGTTGGGTGAAAGGC aTTTCTTCTAGGTTTCTCAAACCAGATAAGAAAACTGTAGATCTTGTTGGTAATGAAAAAATGAAGGCCAGCACCAATGTTAGGCATATTGTTCTTCCTTGCTCCAGTTCAGCAAGATCAGAACTTATTCCTGATATCATACGTTGTTACAGCAG TGGAGGCCGCACAATCATTTTCACCGAGACAAAGGAAGCTGCTTCTGGACTTGCTGAGGCGCTGCCTGGAGCCCGAGCTTTGCATGGGGACATACAGCAGGGCCAACGTGAG GTCACACTTGCCGGTTTCAGGTCTGGCAAGTTTATGACATTAGTAGCCACGAATGTGGCAGCGCGTGGACTGGATATCAATGATGTTCAATTAATTATTCAG TGTGAACCCCCACGTGATGTAGAAGACTATATTCATCGATCTGGACGCACAGGGAGAGCAG GCAATTCTGGAGTTGCAGTCATGCTTTATGATCCCAGAAGGTCaaatttttcaaaaatcgaGAGAGAGTCGGGAGTGAAATTTGAACACATATCTGCTCCTCAGCCACTTGATATTGCCAAAGCAGTTGGTCAAGATGCAGCAGAAATGATAACCAAAATCTCTGACAG TGTAATTCCTGCTTTCAAATCTGTTGCCGAGGAGCTACTTAACACCTCTGGCCTATCTGCAGTAGATCTACTGGCAAAAGCACTTGCTAAAGCTGCT GGCTACACCGAGATAAAGAAGAGGTCACTTCTTAGCTCTATGGAAAACCATGTCACAATACTTCTCGAGGCTGGAAAGCCCATTTATTCACCGTC TTTTGCTTTTGGGGTCTTGAGGAGATTCTTGCCAGAGGAGAAGGTTGAGTCAGTGAAGGGTATGGCGCTAACAGCTGATGGAAATGGTGCAGTGTTTGATGTAGCAGCTGAAGATTTGGATTTGTTTCTTGCTG GTCAGGAAAATGCAGCTAATGTGAGCATAGAGGTGTTGAAATCACTGCCTGATTTACAAGAAAAAGAATCAAGGAATTCAAGATTTGGCGGTGGTGGAAGGTTTGGCCGTagtggtggaggtggaggtttTCGAAATGATAGGTCTTCCAACAACCGATCCGGTGGTGGTGGGAGAGGTCGCGGCAACAGATGGTGA
- the LOC126627401 gene encoding uncharacterized protein LOC126627401 — MGSYRRAKLALDAFRGFTARIAPKAAAREPISRVFSTGSSASVSNSAKFSGFSSNSSILHKSIPQLGRITRTTQYRSPFLDCTRRYYYVDRKRVHHFKPRGPRRWFESPRNVLIVGLVGSGVFITVYFGNLETIPYTKRTHFIILSKALEKRLGESQFQQMKESFKGDILPAIHPDSVRVRLIAKDIIEALQRGLSHDVTWTDVDYASGKVELAHESGGKDTLMALQDPPEEGKWSREDEILDDRWIEKSRKTSRERGLKAATSHLDHLNWEVLVVDKPIVNAFCLPGGKIVVFTGLLKHFTSDAEIATIIGHEVGHAVARHSAETITKNLWFAILQLVLYQFVTPDVVNTMSNLFLRLPFSRRMEIEADHIGLLLVASAGYDPRVAPTVYEKLSKVTGGESALRDYLSTHPSGKKRAELLAQAKIMEEALAIYRDAGAGRGVEGFL, encoded by the exons ATGGGATCGTACAGGAGAGCAAAGCTCGCACTCGACGCCTTCCGCGGCTTCACGGCGAGGATTGCCCCCAAAGCCGCCGCCAGAGAGCCCATCTCTCGCGTTTTCTCAACTGGGTCTTCCGCTTCCGTCTCCAACTCAGCTaagttttctgggttttcttcCAATTCTTCAATTTTACACAAATCAATTCCGCAGCTTGGTAGAATCACAAGAACAACACAGTACAGAAGCCCCTTTCTTGATTGCACTAGGAGATATTACTATGTCGACCGGAAGCGGGTTCACCACTTCAAGCCGAGAGGCCCGCGGAGGTGGTTTGAGAGTCCCAGGAACGTTTTGATTGTGGGTCTGGTGGGTTCTGGGGTTTTTATCACCGTGTATTTTGGGAATTTGGAGACGATTCCGTACACGAAGCGAAcccattttataattttgtcgAAAGCCTTGGAGAAGAGGTTGGGGGAGAGCCAATTCCAGCAAATGAAAGAGAGTTTCAAGGGGGACATTTTGCCCGCCATACATCCGGATAGCGTGCGGGTTCGGTTGATTGCCAAGGATATAATAGAGGCTTTGCAGAGAGGGTTGAGCCATGACGTGACCTGGACTGACGTGGACTATGCGTCCGGTAAAGTGGAGCTGGCACATGAGAGTGGTGGCAAGGACACTTTGATGGCACTGCAGGATCCTCCGGAGGAGGGGAAGTGGTCCCGTGAGGATGAGATTCTTGATGATCGATGGATTGAGAAGAGTAGGAAGACAAGTAGGGAGAGAGGTTTGAAAGCTGCCACTTCGCATTTGGATCATTTGAATTGGGAGGTTTTGGTGGTGGATAAGCCCATTGTCAATGCATTTTGCTTGCCGGGTGGGAAGATTGTCGTCTTCACGGGGTTGCTCAAGCATTTTACAAGTGATGCCGAGATAGCGACGATCATTGGTCATGAG GTTGGCCATGCTGTGGCTCGACATTCTGCAGAGACTATTACAAAGAACCTGTGGTTTGCAATTCTGCAACTGGTGCTTTATCAATTTGTTACGCCTGATGTTGTCAACACAATGTCCAATCTTTTCTTGAGGCTTCCTTTCTCCCGAAG GATGGAAATTGAAGCGGATCACATTGGGCTTCTGTTGGTTGCTTCTGCTGGATATGATCCCAGAGTGGCTCCAACTGTGTACGAGAAGTTGAGCAAGGTTACTGGTGGTGAATCTGCACTCAGAGATTATCTTTCAACCCATCCATCCGGGAAAAAGAGAGCTGAATTGCTGGCTCAAGCTAAGATCATGGAAGAAGCACTCGCTATATACAGGGATGCAGGAGCAGGACGTGGGGTTGAAGGCTTTCTTTAG